Proteins encoded by one window of Teretinema zuelzerae:
- a CDS encoding alpha/beta hydrolase: MDKTEHKATMKEERIRSGDGTELYCSQWIPAADTPVKGCALVLHGMADHAARFSSLAAALSEAGYAVYAYDQRGHGRTAGSDEAIGIIADSDGMDLLVEDARLMISKLREDFGAVPVFLIAHSMGSFVAQGFAQRYGDSISGMVLSGSNGSIGVMADLAKLVAKSEIKKHGRNRRSEKLNTLSFGSFNNSFRPNRTAFDWLSSVDAEVDKYVGDPWCGGVFTAGFFYDLADFLKRIHQKRNLEKVPANLPIALFSGDVDPVGGRKGAGKLYREYKKRGVADLSLKLYPNARHEILNEQNREEVEQDILGWISARSGSARRSGQ; this comes from the coding sequence ATGGACAAAACGGAACACAAGGCGACGATGAAGGAAGAAAGAATCCGCTCGGGCGACGGAACGGAATTATATTGTTCTCAATGGATCCCGGCCGCTGATACGCCGGTGAAAGGCTGCGCGCTCGTGCTTCACGGCATGGCGGACCACGCGGCGAGGTTCTCGAGTCTCGCCGCCGCGCTCTCGGAAGCGGGATACGCGGTCTATGCCTACGACCAGCGGGGACACGGAAGGACAGCCGGTTCGGACGAGGCAATCGGAATCATCGCCGATTCGGACGGCATGGACCTCCTCGTCGAAGATGCCCGTCTGATGATCTCGAAGCTGCGCGAGGACTTCGGCGCAGTTCCGGTCTTTCTTATCGCCCACAGCATGGGCTCGTTCGTAGCCCAGGGCTTCGCGCAGAGATACGGAGATTCCATCTCCGGCATGGTGCTCTCGGGAAGCAACGGCTCGATCGGCGTCATGGCCGACCTCGCGAAGCTCGTCGCAAAAAGCGAGATCAAAAAGCACGGCAGAAACCGGCGGAGCGAAAAGCTCAATACGCTTTCCTTCGGTTCATTCAATAACAGCTTCCGGCCGAACCGCACCGCCTTCGACTGGCTGTCGAGCGTGGACGCCGAGGTGGACAAGTACGTCGGGGATCCCTGGTGCGGAGGAGTCTTCACCGCCGGATTCTTCTACGATCTTGCCGATTTTCTCAAGCGCATCCACCAGAAGCGCAACCTCGAAAAAGTTCCGGCGAACCTCCCGATCGCCCTGTTCTCGGGCGACGTCGATCCCGTCGGCGGCCGCAAAGGCGCGGGAAAACTCTACAGGGAATACAAGAAAAGAGGAGTCGCAGACCTCTCGCTCAAGCTCTATCCGAATGCACGCCACGAAATTCTCAATGAACAGAATCGCGAGGAAGTCGAACAGGATATTCTGGGCTGGATCTCCGCGCGCTCGGGTTCTGCAAGGCGAAGCGGACAATGA
- a CDS encoding endonuclease/exonuclease/phosphatase family protein, with protein MKRVLNILRRASATAAAVLLLAAGVFYLSTYHPRDIEEQKIVSTGEEPVLKQGQKIKILCWNVQFMAGKNYVFFFDEWDGSGPDERPSKQDIAVTFGEAARIIAEENPDIVLLQELDSGAKRTDGDDQLERLMKLLPKEYSARTAAWYWKASFVPHPKIMGSVGMKLAVISKYRMTRSVRRQLPLMPNNPVMRNLQFKRAVLEAVFPVEGGAPFSAFSVHMDAFAQGTDTMQRQAEKVSSMLAEKEETGGSWVIGGDFNLLPPGEAYSRLPENEKPYFQTESEIKRLYEEFAGFPPLEAVDGQEAERCFTHWPNYGSKPDRTLDYYFTGKNITVSDYRVRSRGTLAISDHLPIIIECSLP; from the coding sequence ATGAAACGCGTGTTGAACATCCTTCGCCGCGCATCCGCTACCGCGGCCGCGGTCCTTCTGCTCGCCGCGGGAGTCTTTTATCTATCGACCTATCATCCCCGCGATATCGAAGAACAAAAGATCGTGTCGACGGGAGAAGAGCCTGTCCTGAAACAGGGGCAGAAGATAAAAATTTTGTGCTGGAACGTGCAGTTCATGGCGGGAAAGAACTACGTCTTTTTCTTCGACGAATGGGACGGATCCGGGCCGGACGAAAGGCCGTCGAAGCAGGACATAGCCGTTACCTTCGGCGAAGCTGCGCGGATCATCGCTGAAGAAAACCCGGACATCGTTCTTTTACAGGAGCTGGATTCGGGCGCGAAACGCACGGACGGCGATGATCAGCTTGAACGCCTCATGAAGCTGCTTCCGAAAGAGTATTCGGCCAGAACCGCTGCCTGGTACTGGAAGGCGTCTTTCGTTCCGCATCCGAAAATCATGGGAAGCGTCGGGATGAAGCTCGCGGTGATCTCCAAATACCGGATGACCCGCTCGGTCAGGCGCCAGCTCCCCCTGATGCCCAATAATCCGGTCATGAGGAATCTCCAGTTCAAACGGGCGGTTTTGGAAGCGGTGTTCCCGGTCGAAGGCGGCGCGCCTTTTTCCGCGTTCAGCGTGCATATGGACGCCTTCGCCCAGGGAACCGATACGATGCAACGGCAGGCGGAAAAGGTTTCCTCCATGCTCGCAGAGAAGGAAGAGACGGGAGGTTCGTGGGTAATCGGGGGAGATTTTAACCTGCTGCCGCCCGGCGAGGCGTATTCTCGTCTGCCGGAAAACGAAAAACCGTATTTCCAGACCGAGTCCGAGATCAAACGGCTGTACGAAGAATTCGCAGGATTCCCGCCGCTCGAGGCCGTCGACGGACAGGAAGCGGAAAGATGCTTCACGCATTGGCCGAATTACGGTTCAAAGCCGGACCGGACGCTCGACTATTATTTTACCGGCAAGAACATCACCGTCAGCGACTACCGCGTCCGTTCCCGGGGAACGCTCGCGATATCGGATCATCT